From one Maridesulfovibrio frigidus DSM 17176 genomic stretch:
- a CDS encoding 3D domain-containing protein, with the protein MSKLKPLLLIVLALFMFAGCNEADDTVTMKVAASAYTSHVDQTSSTPFLGAWGDKLVPGVKSIAVSRDLIPKGLGHNAVVKIEGLDGEYLVKDKMNKRWTDKIDIYMGLDTKAAKDWGKREVTITFKKPEPKK; encoded by the coding sequence ATGTCTAAGTTGAAACCTCTTTTACTTATTGTTCTGGCTTTGTTTATGTTCGCAGGTTGCAATGAAGCTGATGATACTGTGACTATGAAAGTGGCCGCGTCTGCTTACACTTCGCACGTAGATCAGACTTCTTCTACTCCATTTCTTGGCGCTTGGGGCGACAAATTAGTTCCCGGTGTGAAATCTATTGCAGTATCACGAGACCTTATTCCAAAAGGGCTTGGGCATAACGCTGTCGTTAAGATTGAAGGGCTTGATGGCGAATATCTTGTTAAAGATAAAATGAATAAACGCTGGACCGACAAAATCGACATTTATATGGGACTTGATACCAAAGCAGCTAAAGATTGGGGTAAGCGCGAAGTGACAATTACCTTCAAGAAGCCAGAGCCGAAGAAATAG
- a CDS encoding response regulator encodes MKFLIADDNHLHCEIIKNIIESHGQCQTVRDGDEAVKAFTASLKNNEYFDAIFIKSKVDAQDGPHALRQIREIEQKLGFGLSEEIPIIMTVEDEEEQISEAYFRGNGTSFIIKPLTKQKVLEEMTLFGLLK; translated from the coding sequence ATGAAATTTCTGATTGCTGACGATAATCATCTACACTGTGAAATCATCAAAAATATAATAGAAAGCCACGGGCAGTGCCAGACTGTCCGTGACGGAGATGAAGCGGTTAAAGCTTTCACTGCTTCTCTTAAAAACAACGAATATTTCGACGCTATTTTCATTAAATCGAAAGTAGACGCACAAGACGGCCCACACGCTTTGCGGCAAATACGCGAAATTGAGCAGAAATTAGGATTTGGACTCAGTGAAGAAATCCCGATAATCATGACAGTGGAGGATGAAGAGGAACAGATATCTGAAGCATACTTTCGCGGTAACGGCACAAGTTTTATAATTAAGCCTCTTACCAAACAAAAGGTGCTGGAAGAAATGACTCTTTTCGGATTGCTTAAATAA